The following is a genomic window from Caproiciproducens sp. CPB-2.
CGAATACGGCCGTAAAATCCGCTCCCGCCTAAAACTCAATCTCTTCGTCTTCCTCAAAATTCCGGACGGCCTTCGCTCCCAGAACATCATACCAGCGCATCGGCGAAATCCCCGTCCCCGGCCTTTTCGCCGTGATATTGTCCCCGGTAAACACCTCTCCCTTGAAAATCTTGCGGGAAGCGACGATGCTCTTTCTGACGATGCCGCGGTTCTCCCTCTCGGAATCCGTCACATGCTTTTCCCCGCTGCCGAGCGCCTGCTCGATATTGCGGATGTCCCTGACCATCCTGCAAAGCTCATCCGGCTCAATGCTCGCCCGGTGGTCGGGGCCCTCCATCCCGCGGCTCAGCGTGAAATGCTTTTCGATGACCCGGGCCCCGAGCGCCGCGGCGGCAATGGGAACCTCGATTCCCTGCGAATGGTCCGACAGTCCCACCGGCAGCCCCAGCTGTTCTTTCAGGGTCTGCATGGCGCGCAGGTTTACGTCCCTCATGGGCGTCGGATACTGCGTGTTGCAGTGCAGCACCGTAATATCTTTTTTCGCGTTCCTTTGCAGGACGGAGACGGCGTCCCGGATTTCCCAGAGCTCGCTTATGCCGGTCGACAGAAAAACAGAGCCGGGCAGCCCGGCGATGGTTTCCAGCAGCGGCAGATTCGTGATCTCGCCCGAAGGGATCTTGAGGATTTTTATGCCCAGGGAGGATAAAAACCGGGCGCTTTCCGTGTCAAACGGAGTGGACAAAAAACCAATCCCCGCCGCGTCGCAGTGGTCCTTGAGCCGCCGGAAATCCTCAAAGGGCAGTTCCAGCTTTCTGACCATGTCCAGCATGGATTCTTCCGGGCCGGTGGTCTCTTTCTGATACGCCGCCTTCTTTGCGTATTTTGATATGATCGCTTCGCTTTTCCAGGTCTGGAATTTTACATAGTCCGCCCCGGCCTCCGCGGCGGCGTCAATCAGCCGGCAGGCCAGATCGATTCTGCCGTTATGGTTCACGCCCGCTTCCGCCACGATCAGTGTTTTTTTCATTTGCCCTGCCCCCGTTACGCCCGGTACTGGATCAGTCGGCCGTTGTCCGGGCGGAAGTCTTTGTCCGAAGCCGCGCGGATATCCAGCAGCTCCCGATAGGCTTCTTCCCAAAAAATATTCCGCCCGATATAAAAATCCGCCAGGCCTTTTTTATGAAAGGATCTCTTGAATAGAAACAGGCTGTCCTGCGCCTCTACACCGCCGCCGAGGTGAAACTGCCGGTATCCGTTTTCAGCCCCCCAGCACGCCGCCGTGTAAAGCAGCAGGTTATTGGGCGACAAAGAAAGGGAGTCCCTCTGCGCCGCGGAAAGATGATAGTGCATCCGTCCGTTGCAGCACAGGATGATTGCGGAACAGATGGTTTCACCGTCCAGTACCGCGTAAAACAGGCGGCAGCAGTCGGCCATATTGGTAAAAAAATCGTTGAAGAATTCCTCGCTGAAATAATAATAGCCGGCGGCATTCCTTCTGTGCATGGTATCGTAATACAGCCGGACAAAGGTCCGCCGCGCTTCCTCATTTTGGCCGTTTTCAATCCGGATATGATTTTTCAGCGCTTTACGAACAGCGCCCCGGCACCTCGATTCCAGATTGGCGTCGATGACGGCCTTATCGGAAGTATCGATGAAAACGGTCTGCCTGTTTTTCCACAGCTCGCAGCTTCCCTCAAAAATCCTGTGATTCTGAAGGAGAGGGTGGAAACGGATGAACTGCGACACGATCCGGGCCGAGCGGCAGTAATCCTTGAGCTGCCTGAAAAAATCCCCGACCTCCCGCCCGTCAAAGCCGTCTGTCAGCGGACCGCCGTAGCCGTAGGGCGTCGACCAGTCAAAGTACCGCCCCTGCTCCAGAATTTGGCCGTAAGGGGGAGACCCGGCGATATCCCTCTGCTGCACAACGTAGCAAAGCCGCATCTTTTCCCCGCGATAAGAAAGCAGAAGCGGATCGCCGTCCCCCGTATAGCGGAAAGCGGAAACATATCCGCTGAGATAGTACACGTCGTACCGGGGGAACGAACGGACGATTGCGTCCCAGTTTTCCCGCTTTTCAAAAGGAATGATCTCAAGAGTCCCCATTGTTTCCTCCCAGTCCGGAAAGCCCGGATTCCCCGTGCCGGATTTCCGCACACCCCGCCTGATAGAAATGCTTTTTCAGCAGGCGCAGATAATCCGGAACGGACCGGAGCGCTCCGGCGATTTTTTGCGCGCTGCCGCCCATGCCGTACGGATTGACCGCGTCCGAGCAGTTTTTTGTAAACGCGGCCCGAACCGCTTTCTCTATTTCTTGCCTTTTCGCAGCGCAGTGAATAACGGAAGAAGCAAAAAGCCTGCCCTTTTGACGGTCGCCGATGTCGACCGTCGGTTTATGAAAGGATGGGACCTCGTAAATCCCGCTGGAGGAGTTTCCCACCACCGCGTCCGCCTGGGCGATCAGGCTGAAATAGCGCGGCTGCCCCAGGGACGGAAACACGGCGGCATTCGGATGGCAGGCCGCAAAACTGTCCAGCAGGCGGATGATTTCCCGCCCCTGCGGGTCGGCGTTCGGCTTTGTGAAGATCAGCCCCACGTCGGGGCCGAGGCTGTGCAGGGCCGCCGCCAGCTCCCGGAACTGCTCCCCGGAGCTTTCGGCGTCCAGCGTGACGGGGTGAAACGTAATCAGCAGATTCCTTTTTAGAAACCGGAAGGGAAGCGACTTTTCCAGCTCAGCGCGGCTCATTTTGGGCAGGGAAAGAATCCGGTCGATTCCAAGGCTGCCGACATTGTAAATACGGGACGGGTCCTCGCCCAGCTGCCTGACCCTCCGATCAGCTTCTTCGTTGGTTACAAAATGAAGCTGGGACATCTTTGTAATACTGTGCCGGATGGCCTCGTCAAAGGCGCCCTCCGTCGTATCCCCCCCGCCGATATGGGCGATGGGGATTTTCGCGAAGAGCGCGGCCTGGGCCGCCGCCAGCATTTCGTAGCGGTCGCCCGTCGCCACCAACAGGTCTGGCTTCAGCTCCGAGAAAGCGTCCGCGAAGCCGATCACGCCGAGCCCCACGGACTTGGCGATTCCCGCCGGGGTATCGCTCGACAGAAGCGTCTCCACCTTTTTATCGATGGAAAAGCCGTCCTCCTCAATTTCCCGGTATGTCAGCCCGAATTCCGGCGACAGGTGCATTCCCGTCGCGATTAGCTGCACCTGAAATTCCGGCGCTTGTTCCAGTTCCTTTAAAAGGGGATTCAGCAGCCCGTATTCCGCCCGCGTCCCCGTAACAATGCAGATTCGGCGCACGGCGGCGCTCATGGGCTTTCCCCCAGACGGGCGCTGCTGGGAACGTTGATGATCCGCTGTTCCAGGCTTTCCGCCGCGGACAAATCCATATGGGGACAGTCCTGAAACATCGGTAATTCACTCATTAAAGTCCAGGCCGGGCGGGTCAGGATTCCCTGCCGGTTGGTTTCGGAAAGGATACGGTCGCGAAGGGCCATATCCTCCCGGTCAAGAAGCAGGGCGTTCAGCCAGTAATTGCTCTTCGCGTAGGACGGTTCGCGGAAAAAGGCAATCCCGGGGACATCCGAGAAAGCCTGCCGGTATTTTTCGGCAAGCGCCCGTTTCTTTCGGATAAACCCGTCCAGCTGCTCCAACTGGGCGCATCCGAGCGCGGCGTTGATGTTCGGCATCCGGAAATTATACCCGACGCAGTCATGGAGAAAAGCCCACCGGTGTGGCAGCTTTGCGGTGGTGCTGATATGTTTGGCCAGTTTGGAGAGTTCTTCGTCGTTCGTCAGGACGGCCCCGCCCCCGCCGGTGGTGACGATTTTATTGCCGTTGAAGCTGAGGGAGGAAAGCTTTCCGAAATTTCCGGTGTGGACGCCCTGATAATAGGAGCCCAGGGACTCCGCGGCGTCTTCGATCAGCTCCAGCCGGTATTTTTTACACACCTCTGAAAGCGGGTCAAGGTCGGCGGGATGGCCGAACGTATGCACGGCGATCACGGCCCGGATCGGCCGTCCGGTGATCCGGTTGCGGCAGCAGCCGTCCTTCTGGCCGGTTGTTTTCGCAAGATAGGCGTCCAGCTTCGCGGGGTCGGCCCCCAGCGTATCCGGATCGCTGTCTATAAAATGAGGGATGGCCCCGCAGTAGCACACCGCGTTCGCCGTGGCGACAAAGGTCAGCGCGGGGACAAGCACCTCGTCGTCCCGCCCGATCCCTGCCAGCCTGAGGCACAGATACAGAGCGGCCGTCCCGTTGACCACCGCCACGGCGCGCCTCACTCCCGTGAACTGGGCGAGCCGCTCTTCAAACCGGTCCACATAGCTTCCCGCGGACGACACAAAGCCCGAGTCGAGGCAGTCCCGCACATACTCCCATTCCCTGCCGCGAAAGCAGGGCTCGTGCAGCGGAACGGGCTTCTCCGCCCCGTCCAGCACTTTTTTCAGCGCGGAAAGGATCGCCGAAAGGTCCTCGTTTTTTGCCGTACTCATAGATTATACCTGTCGGTCTTATACAGCTTCAGATGTTCGGGATCGCTGAACCATTCCGCGGTCTCTTTCAGTCCCCGTTTCAGCCCCTCCCTGCCCGCGTACTCCGGCTTCCAGCCGAACAGCCCGGCTGCTTTGGCGGTATCCGCGCAAAGGCGCTCCACCTCGCTTTTTTGTGGGCGCACCCGCTCGGGGTCGGTTTCTATTTCGATTTCGGCCCCCATCACCTCCGCGATGAGCCGCGCCGTTTCCCCTATGGAAACCTCGTAGCTGCTGCCGATATTGACGACCTCGCCGACCGTCGCGTCGCACTCGGCGGCTTCTGTCAATCCCCGCACCGTGTCCCGGACATAATTGAAATCCCGGGTGGGGGTCAGGGAGCCGAGGCGGATTTTCCGTTTGCCCGCGGCGATCTGGGTGATGACGGTCGGGATGACCGCCCGGGCCGACTGTCTGGGTCCGTAGGTGTTGAACAGACGGACGACGGCGACCGGCGTGTGAAAGGAATCATAAAAAGAAAGAGCCAGCTGGTCGGCTCCGGTCTTTGACGCGGCGTAGGGGGACTGCGCGTGCAAAGGATGGGTTTCCGGTATGGGAACCGCCCGGGCCGTCCCGTAGACCTCGCTGGTCGACGTGTGGATGATTTTTTCCGTCCCGAGCTCCCGCGCCGCCTGCAAAACGTGAAAGGTCCCCTTTATATTCGTGTCAATATATGCACCGGGAGAATAATATGAATAAGGGATCGCTACCAAAGCGGCCAGGTGAAAAACAACGTCGCAGCCTTCCATTGCCTGTTTCACCCGGTAAGGATCCCTGATGTCCCCTTCCAGCACTTCCAGACTGCTTTTAATCTCAGCCGGGGACTGGTCGAGCCAGCCCCAGGAGTTAAACGAATTGTAACAGACAAAGGCGCGGACACAGGTTCCTTTTCTGACCAGACCTTCCGTCAGGTGGGAACCGATAAAACCGTCCGCGCCGGTAACCAGAATTCTTTTCCCATTGAAGTTCATCTTATTCCTCCTGACAAAGTTACCGCTATTCTATAATATATTCCGCCACATAAAAAATAGAAGTAATTCCCCTGGAGAATGTCGGCGTTTGCAAAATGGAGTGAATCCTATGTTAAAAAGTAAATTCCCCCTGATTACCTGCCGTTTAACGGATAAAAACGGAAACGCCTTAAACCCATATGAACCGGGCGCGGTTCGCTATACGGAGCTATCGTCCCAAAATGACCGTCCTCAGGAGCAGATCAGGCTCCCGGACGGGAAAACAGCCGTCCAAAGCATTGTGACCGTTCTGCTGGAGGGCTTCGTCACTGTGTCTCTGGACGGGAGCACGATGTCGGCCCCTCTTCCGTTCAGCATCATCCGGTGTATTTCCCTTTACGCGCCCCAAGGGACTCTGCTCCATTTTGCGGTAAGCAGCTTTCATTGCTGTGCCGTGCCGGTTTGTCCCAAAAGCGGCGCCGGTACCGACCGGGTCAAAATTTTTATCTATATCGACACCGCCGTCGATTCCAGATTAAAAGTAAACCTCCGGATTCCGGAGGTGGATTCTTCCCTTACGGTAAAAAGCGCGGTCTGCATCCATGCCGACAGAATCTACGATTCTGTCCTTTTCAAAAGCGGAACCTCCCTGTATTATCAGAGCATGACCTTAAAAGCGGAGATTTACCAGTACAACGCTTTATCGGACGGAGTCAAAAAAGCATACACCAATCAGGACGAACTCACCCAATACGGTGACAGGGGGATTCTGTCCCCACGGGAAGTCTCCTACTGCAACGTGTTTGTGAACGGGGTTCTGCAGCCAAAGAAAAACTACGTGATCACAAAAGGCCTTCTGCAGCTGACAACGAAAAACGCGCCCGCCGCAGGGCAGGCGGTGATGATTTTGTTCGTCACCCTCCGAAACGACTCCAATCAGAAGATGACGGTCGTCAACGATCAGTACAACGCTGTTTCCGACGGCACGAAAAGGATCTTCACAAATGGGGATGAACTGAAAAAATACGGCGGCCGGGGCATCCCCGACCCGAAAGAGGTCTCGTACTTCAATCTTTATGTCAACGGTGTGCTGCAGCCGACCGGAAACTATATCGTCCGCAAAGGGCTTCTGGAACTGACCACGACGGACGTTCCCGAAAAAGGACAGCTGGTCATTCTGGAGGCGCTGGTCATCAGGGACCCGGACGGCCATCTTTTCAAGACGGAAACGTATCAGTTCAACGCCCGCTCCAGCGAGAAAAAGATCTATACCGGTCAGGATCAGCTGCTGATGTACGGCGACAAAGGCATTCCGGGCCCGAAGCAAAGCGCCTATCTGAATCTGTTTGTCAACGGCGTCATTCAGCCGGGCGTCAATTACGCGGTTCAAAAGGGCTATCTCATTCTGAAAACGCAGGACGCCCCCATAGAAGGGGCTCCCATTTCCTTGCAGTATATCGACCCCCGCCCCGAAGGGCCCGTGCGCGGGTACGATATTTCCGATTCCGCTTTCCGAAGGTGGATCAGAAGATACTCGGAAGTGCCGGAAAACGAGCTTGCTTTCCTGCGGGAGTTCGGAACGATTCAAAAGCAGCTCGAAGTATCAGAAAAAAACGGAAGCATTCCGAAACAGGAACGCCCCGCTTTGTAATTAATCATATATCCAATAACGCGAGGGACTGTTTCGCAACAGTCCCTCGCGTTTCCATGGTTTTTTTCATCCGCACACCGGTTCCAAACGCGATTTCAGCACATCCTCGCGGTAAGGAATGGAGTCGGCCGCACCCATTTTCGACACCGCCATGGACGACGCGACGGACGCGACGCGCAGCGCTTCCGGAATGGTGTTTCCGTTGAGATAGGACGCCAAAAAATAACCGGTGAAGGTGTCTCCCGCGGCTGTGGTGTCGACCACCTCCACCCGATAGGTCCCGTGCGCGTATCTGTGCGCCTGATCTCCATAAATAACGCCCGCTTTTCCGAGCGTCAGGACCACCTTTGCGTTGGGATAACGGCGCAGCATCTCCTTCATCACTTCTTCCGGCTCCTTTTTTCCCGTAATCTGCGCTCCCTCAATTTCATTAATGAGGAAAACAGATACCTTCCGGAAATCACATACGGACAGGGAGCTGTCGAACGGAGACGGGTTCAGCGCAATCTGCATCTTTTTCTCATAGGCCTTGTCAATGATATCGTCGACAAGATTGATTTCATTCTGCAGCAGCACGAGGTCTCCCTCTCCGAAGTCCGCCAGAACCTCGTCTACAAATTCTTTTGTGTTCCGCCGGTTAGCTCCGCCGAACAGGACAATGCTGTTCTGACCCGCCCCGCTCACCTGAATGACCGCGTGACCGGTTCTCCGATCCACCGTGCGGATGTACCGGCAGTCAACGCCGTTTTCGCGGCAGGCATCCCGCAACCGTTCCCCATCCGGCCCCACCATCCCCGCGTGGCAGACCTCGGCCCCGGCTCTGGCCAGCGCCACGGACTGGTTCAGCCCTTTTCCGCCGCAGAACAGCTCCAGTTTGGTGGAAAAGATGGTTTCCCCCGGCTGAACGATATGCTCGACGGAATACACGTTATCGTAATTGAGAGATCCGAAATTCAGCACCTTCATAAAAATATCTCCTTTAATCAAATACCGGCACGCGCGATTTTCAGCGGTGCCGGTATTGCCGTGTCAGATTTTAATTTTTCCGGCCGTATTCAGGGGAGGCCGTCTGTAAGACAAAGGAAAGCTTATTTCATGTTTGCAAGAAGCTTTTCGATCTTCTTTTTGTTTTCCGCATCCAGATCGCCCAGCGGCTTGCGGGGCAGGCCCACGTCCAAGCCCTGTGCGGTCAGCGTATATTTGCAGATTTCCTGCCAGTGCGGAACGCCGTTGACCTTGTCGTTGAAGAAGTAGTCTATGTAATCCTGCATATTATATTGCTCGGCGATCGCTTTGTCAACATTCTTTTCCTTGCAGGCGTCAAGCAGCGCGCGGCACTGTTTGGGAAGAACCGCCGGGAAACCGGACAGCCAGCCGTCCGCGCCGGCGAGCAGGCCCTCCATTGCGCAGTAGTCGTGGCCGTAAAACACGCTGAGCCTGTCGCCGCAGTAGTACTTCAGCTCGTGGACTCTGTTCGGGTCGCCGTGGGCGGCTTTAATGGACTGGATGGTGCCGTCGTCGACCAGCGACTGTACTTCGTTATGGTTGAGCTCGTAGCCCGCAAACCAGGGATTGTTGTAGATCATGATGTCGATGTCGAGGGCGGCTCTCAGATCGCGGAAGTGCTGTAAAACGGCTTTCTTGTGGGGATTGAGGTAGAACGGAAGAATCACCATGACGCAGTCGGCGCCCTGCTCCTGAGCAAATTTACTCATCTTGATGGTGTTCAGCGTGTCGTATCTGCCGGTGCCGCAGACCAGCGGAACCTGACCGCCGAGAAAGCTTGCGACGTGAGCGATAATTTCCCTCTGCTCCTCCATATTCATCGCGATGTTTTCACCGGTGCTGCCGCACACGGAAATGGACTGTGCGCCGTTGTCCAGAAGCCAGGTCAGGTATTTTTCCATGCCCTTTTTGTTGTAGGTCTGGTCTGCGTTCCAGATTGTCATGGATGCCGGAGTTAAGCCATAAGCCTTTTTGATTTTTTTCATTGTGTTGCTCTCCTTTTTTATTTTTAATCAGCCTCTCTGCTTGCTGATTAATTACATATTTAAAATTAAAAATAAAAAATTTTTAATTTTATAAAAATGAAGCGGCTTCCGCCACCTGGATTTTTGATATACCGCCCGCACGGGTTTGCGCCTTTGCGGCGCTGTTACTCCCTGTCGCTCAGGCGGCTGACGATTTTTTCGGCGGCCGTGTTGATATGGAAGTCAATCACTTCCTCCGCCGCCTTGTAATCGTAAACTTTTAATGTGCGGAGCAATTGAAAATGCTCGTCGACCGCGATGGACTGCTGATCCTCTCCGTGCGGCGCTATCAGGTAACTGGACACTTCGAACTGGCCCTGCACTTTTACGTAGACGCTGTCCAGACATTCGTTTCCTCCGCATTTGACAAGCTGTTTGTGAAAAAGCATATCCAGCTTGCGCGACTCGGCGATTTTGCCTTCAATCAGCGTACAGGCGCATCGGTCGGCAATCTGGGTCAGTTCCGTGATGCGAATGCTTTCATTGGAGCAGATCTGTTTGATTGCAAACTTTTCCAGAAGGAGCCTTACCGCACAGATATCATAAATCTGTTCCCGGGTGAACTTCGGAACGACAACCTTGCCGCTGTTGGTAAGCGTCAGCATTCCTTCCACGCTCATCGCCTTGACCGCCTGAATGATCGGCGTGCGGCTTATTTCGTATTGTTCGGCAATCTCGTCGATAAACAGCTGCTGGCCGGGGACCCATTCCCCGTTGATAATGCAGTCCTTCAGTTTGTCGATTACAATCAGATCCAGATTCTTTTTTACTGACATGTACACTCACTCATTAACTTTCTTAGGATGTATTTATCATAGCATTTTCAGATATCCATGTCAATAAATAAATTTAAAATAAAAAATTTTTTATTTTGTATTATCCAACGTCCAACCCGCTCAAAGAAGAAAACCCTTTTCGTCAAACTGCATTTCTTCCGGACCGCCGGCCAGTTCCACGTCTTCCCTGTCCCGGATTTCTTCATACAGCGCTTCCGACACCTGAATCCGGTCCAGAGAAAGCGTATTTCTGACTCTCGCGATACGGACGCGGTCGAAGCGGGTCCCGTTGCAGGTCCGGATACAGAGGAGCAAGGCTTCCCGGTCATTGTTGGCGTACATCGGGATACGCCCGGCGTTAAGCACCGTCGCGGTGACGGCGTTTATCCAGGTAGGCTCCCAGTCGACCTCGTTCAGGCAACGGCGGGTAGAAATATCCGCCATTGCCAGCCCGCTGCCATTGTGATGGGTTTCCCGCGTCAGTCCGCGGATAAACAGCTTTTTGGCGTGGAATTCGCCGGGAAACCCTTCGGAGGTATTCCTCCCCACAATATTGGGATCATAGCCGTTTCCGCTGATATTTTTTCCGATTTCGTCAAGGATGAGGACGTCGCAGTCCCCGAATTTGAATTTGGGCATCCTCCTTTTGGCGACCTCCAGCAGTTCCGCGTCCTTTTGAAGGAGCCCTTCCTTTTCGCAGACTTCCAGACTGCAGATTTCGTCATATGCGTTCTGCACCACTCCGACCGCAAAAACGACGGGGGCCTTTTCCAGAAATATCTGCACAATTTTGGGGATCAGTTCCGCAAAGCGTCCGAACCCCTCCATATGGAACATGGACGCCCCTTTATGCTTTGCAAGCCCGATGGCAATCATCTTCGCCATCCCGCTTTCGTGCTTTCCCCTGAAATTCGTGTGCGGCTTGACTTTATTGAACACGACGATCCCGTCGGACTCCCATGCGTTTCTGTCGCAGTAAAGAGGGGTTCAGTCCGGCAGCTCGCCGTACCGGACCACCTCCATGGAAGAAAGGATGGGTACCCCTATGGATTCCTCCGTGACGTGGTACCCCGCAAGCAATTCCCTCTGGCCTTCGGCGGTCGCACCGCCGTGGCTCCCCATTGCGGGAACAAGGAACGGCTCCGCCCCCCATTCTTTCAGAATACCGCAGACGCTTTTCAGTATCAGCACCAGATGGGGGATTCCCCGGCTGCCCACGGTCAGGCAGATCCGCCTGCCGCGGAAACGCTCCCTGTTTTCCAGATTGTTCTCCATCTGGAAACGGATGTGCCGTGCGAGATCCGTAATCTTACCGGCATCATATTTCTGCCGGATGGTCACCATTTTCGGGATGACGACATGCTCCATTCCCTGAACCGTCAGATGGACTTCGGGAAAATCAATATACATCGTCGGTTCTCCTTTGACCCGGGCGGCGTGTCAGCCGCCCAGATACGCCTTCTTGATTTCGTCGCTGTTCAGGAGCGTGTCGCTGTCGCCGGAAGCGGTGACCAGACCGTTTTCCAGCACATAACAGCGGTTGGAAACGCTCAGAGCCATATAAGCGTTCTGCTCCACGATAATAATCGGGATATTCATCATTTTATTGACCTTGACCAATACGTTGAACATATCGTCCACAATGACCGGCGCCAGTCCCAGAGACGGCTCGTCGCACATCAGCAGCAGCGGGTCGCTCATCAGTCCGCGCGCGATCGCCAGCATCTGCTGTTCGCCGCCGCTGAGACTTCCGGCCTTCTGACCGGCGCGTTCCTTCAGCCTGGGAAAGAGCTCATACATGGAATCAAGATGCTCGTTCAGCTGCTTTTTGGAAAACGTTTTTGAATACGCGCCCATTTCCA
Proteins encoded in this region:
- a CDS encoding LegC family aminotransferase, with protein sequence MSTAKNEDLSAILSALKKVLDGAEKPVPLHEPCFRGREWEYVRDCLDSGFVSSAGSYVDRFEERLAQFTGVRRAVAVVNGTAALYLCLRLAGIGRDDEVLVPALTFVATANAVCYCGAIPHFIDSDPDTLGADPAKLDAYLAKTTGQKDGCCRNRITGRPIRAVIAVHTFGHPADLDPLSEVCKKYRLELIEDAAESLGSYYQGVHTGNFGKLSSLSFNGNKIVTTGGGGAVLTNDEELSKLAKHISTTAKLPHRWAFLHDCVGYNFRMPNINAALGCAQLEQLDGFIRKKRALAEKYRQAFSDVPGIAFFREPSYAKSNYWLNALLLDREDMALRDRILSETNRQGILTRPAWTLMSELPMFQDCPHMDLSAAESLEQRIINVPSSARLGESP
- a CDS encoding DUF4183 domain-containing protein, yielding MLKSKFPLITCRLTDKNGNALNPYEPGAVRYTELSSQNDRPQEQIRLPDGKTAVQSIVTVLLEGFVTVSLDGSTMSAPLPFSIIRCISLYAPQGTLLHFAVSSFHCCAVPVCPKSGAGTDRVKIFIYIDTAVDSRLKVNLRIPEVDSSLTVKSAVCIHADRIYDSVLFKSGTSLYYQSMTLKAEIYQYNALSDGVKKAYTNQDELTQYGDRGILSPREVSYCNVFVNGVLQPKKNYVITKGLLQLTTKNAPAAGQAVMILFVTLRNDSNQKMTVVNDQYNAVSDGTKRIFTNGDELKKYGGRGIPDPKEVSYFNLYVNGVLQPTGNYIVRKGLLELTTTDVPEKGQLVILEALVIRDPDGHLFKTETYQFNARSSEKKIYTGQDQLLMYGDKGIPGPKQSAYLNLFVNGVIQPGVNYAVQKGYLILKTQDAPIEGAPISLQYIDPRPEGPVRGYDISDSAFRRWIRRYSEVPENELAFLREFGTIQKQLEVSEKNGSIPKQERPAL
- a CDS encoding GntR family transcriptional regulator — translated: MSVKKNLDLIVIDKLKDCIINGEWVPGQQLFIDEIAEQYEISRTPIIQAVKAMSVEGMLTLTNSGKVVVPKFTREQIYDICAVRLLLEKFAIKQICSNESIRITELTQIADRCACTLIEGKIAESRKLDMLFHKQLVKCGGNECLDSVYVKVQGQFEVSSYLIAPHGEDQQSIAVDEHFQLLRTLKVYDYKAAEEVIDFHINTAAEKIVSRLSDRE
- a CDS encoding GNAT family N-acetyltransferase, with the protein product MGTLEIIPFEKRENWDAIVRSFPRYDVYYLSGYVSAFRYTGDGDPLLLSYRGEKMRLCYVVQQRDIAGSPPYGQILEQGRYFDWSTPYGYGGPLTDGFDGREVGDFFRQLKDYCRSARIVSQFIRFHPLLQNHRIFEGSCELWKNRQTVFIDTSDKAVIDANLESRCRGAVRKALKNHIRIENGQNEEARRTFVRLYYDTMHRRNAAGYYYFSEEFFNDFFTNMADCCRLFYAVLDGETICSAIILCCNGRMHYHLSAAQRDSLSLSPNNLLLYTAACWGAENGYRQFHLGGGVEAQDSLFLFKRSFHKKGLADFYIGRNIFWEEAYRELLDIRAASDKDFRPDNGRLIQYRA
- the neuB gene encoding N-acetylneuraminate synthase, translating into MKKTLIVAEAGVNHNGRIDLACRLIDAAAEAGADYVKFQTWKSEAIISKYAKKAAYQKETTGPEESMLDMVRKLELPFEDFRRLKDHCDAAGIGFLSTPFDTESARFLSSLGIKILKIPSGEITNLPLLETIAGLPGSVFLSTGISELWEIRDAVSVLQRNAKKDITVLHCNTQYPTPMRDVNLRAMQTLKEQLGLPVGLSDHSQGIEVPIAAAALGARVIEKHFTLSRGMEGPDHRASIEPDELCRMVRDIRNIEQALGSGEKHVTDSERENRGIVRKSIVASRKIFKGEVFTGDNITAKRPGTGISPMRWYDVLGAKAVRNFEEDEEIEF
- the neuC gene encoding UDP-N-acetylglucosamine 2-epimerase, which encodes MSAAVRRICIVTGTRAEYGLLNPLLKELEQAPEFQVQLIATGMHLSPEFGLTYREIEEDGFSIDKKVETLLSSDTPAGIAKSVGLGVIGFADAFSELKPDLLVATGDRYEMLAAAQAALFAKIPIAHIGGGDTTEGAFDEAIRHSITKMSQLHFVTNEEADRRVRQLGEDPSRIYNVGSLGIDRILSLPKMSRAELEKSLPFRFLKRNLLITFHPVTLDAESSGEQFRELAAALHSLGPDVGLIFTKPNADPQGREIIRLLDSFAACHPNAAVFPSLGQPRYFSLIAQADAVVGNSSSGIYEVPSFHKPTVDIGDRQKGRLFASSVIHCAAKRQEIEKAVRAAFTKNCSDAVNPYGMGGSAQKIAGALRSVPDYLRLLKKHFYQAGCAEIRHGESGLSGLGGNNGDS
- a CDS encoding ABC transporter ATP-binding protein, which produces MLKINGIDAFYGKVQALHNISMEIGDGEIISIIGSNGAGKTTLMNCIMGVVKARNGTIEYRGENITDKKTHMIMRKGIVYIPEGREVFPNMTVLNNLEMGAYSKTFSKKQLNEHLDSMYELFPRLKERAGQKAGSLSGGEQQMLAIARGLMSDPLLLMCDEPSLGLAPVIVDDMFNVLVKVNKMMNIPIIIVEQNAYMALSVSNRCYVLENGLVTASGDSDTLLNSDEIKKAYLGG
- a CDS encoding NAD-dependent 4,6-dehydratase LegB; the encoded protein is MNFNGKRILVTGADGFIGSHLTEGLVRKGTCVRAFVCYNSFNSWGWLDQSPAEIKSSLEVLEGDIRDPYRVKQAMEGCDVVFHLAALVAIPYSYYSPGAYIDTNIKGTFHVLQAARELGTEKIIHTSTSEVYGTARAVPIPETHPLHAQSPYAASKTGADQLALSFYDSFHTPVAVVRLFNTYGPRQSARAVIPTVITQIAAGKRKIRLGSLTPTRDFNYVRDTVRGLTEAAECDATVGEVVNIGSSYEVSIGETARLIAEVMGAEIEIETDPERVRPQKSEVERLCADTAKAAGLFGWKPEYAGREGLKRGLKETAEWFSDPEHLKLYKTDRYNL
- a CDS encoding dihydrodipicolinate synthase family protein, whose amino-acid sequence is MKKIKKAYGLTPASMTIWNADQTYNKKGMEKYLTWLLDNGAQSISVCGSTGENIAMNMEEQREIIAHVASFLGGQVPLVCGTGRYDTLNTIKMSKFAQEQGADCVMVILPFYLNPHKKAVLQHFRDLRAALDIDIMIYNNPWFAGYELNHNEVQSLVDDGTIQSIKAAHGDPNRVHELKYYCGDRLSVFYGHDYCAMEGLLAGADGWLSGFPAVLPKQCRALLDACKEKNVDKAIAEQYNMQDYIDYFFNDKVNGVPHWQEICKYTLTAQGLDVGLPRKPLGDLDAENKKKIEKLLANMK
- a CDS encoding ribokinase, giving the protein MKVLNFGSLNYDNVYSVEHIVQPGETIFSTKLELFCGGKGLNQSVALARAGAEVCHAGMVGPDGERLRDACRENGVDCRYIRTVDRRTGHAVIQVSGAGQNSIVLFGGANRRNTKEFVDEVLADFGEGDLVLLQNEINLVDDIIDKAYEKKMQIALNPSPFDSSLSVCDFRKVSVFLINEIEGAQITGKKEPEEVMKEMLRRYPNAKVVLTLGKAGVIYGDQAHRYAHGTYRVEVVDTTAAGDTFTGYFLASYLNGNTIPEALRVASVASSMAVSKMGAADSIPYREDVLKSRLEPVCG